The Actinomycetota bacterium nucleotide sequence CCCAGGGAGGCTTCGTCTCGATGGGGGAGGGTCCCAACTCGATTGTGGTAACCGATCTGAACGGGGACGGCTTTGTCGACTGGGTGTCCACCGACCCCGGTCCGGACCAGGTGTTGGTTCGCCTGGGCGAGCAACTCGGCTGGGCGGACGAAGTTGGCTACAACGTGGGACCGGATCCCGAGTCCGTGACTGTGGGTGACCTCGACGGCGACGGCGCCCTCGACCTGATCGTCTCCAATTTCGGCGACGGGGACCGGACCGACGACGGCACCCTGACCCTTTGGTTCGGCGCCGGGGACGGCACGTTCTCATCGCCCCTGACAATTCCCATCGGCGACGACAGCATCATGAACACTGCAGTCGGCGACCTGAACAGCGACGGTTTGGCCGACATCGCGGCGGCCGGACTGAGCGGACAGATCACTGTCGTCTTCGGCACGGGCGGTCGGACCTTCGGCCCGGCAACGGGGTTCGCCACCGTCGCCGAGAGTTTCACTACCGACGTCGCCATTGTCGACCTGGATTCGGACGGCAGGCTGGACCTGGCGGTCACCGGCAGCGGGACCACCCTCACGGTCCTCATGAACAGCACCGATTTGATCGATCCGACCGTCACCCTCACCACCCCGGCGGAGGGGGCGTTCTACCGGCTCAACCAGGTGGTGAACGCGTCGTATTCGTGCGCGGACACCGGCGGTTCGGACATCGCTTCCTGTACCGGCCCGGTTGCGAACGGGTCGCCCATCGACACCTCAACTGCCGGCAATCACGTCTTCACAGTCACCGCAACCGACGGCGAAGGCAACACGGCCAGCGAGACCAACACCTACACGGTGGACGGCACCAACCCCACCGTGACCCTGACGACTCCGCCTGACGGGGCGACCTACACCCTCAACGAGGTCGTTGCAGCTTCCTACTCCTGCAGCGACGCCGGCGGTTCGGGCATCGCAACCTGCGAGGGGACGGTCGCAAGTGGGTCACCCGTCGACACCTCTACGGCGGGGAGCCACACGTTCACGGTTACCGCCGTCGACAACGCCGGGAACCTGACCGCGCTGACCCATAGCTACGAAGTTGTCGAGTTTGCGGACCTGTCGATCGAGAAAACCTGCCCCGAGGTGATGGTTCCCGGGGAGCCCTTCAGCTGCACTCTGGCCATCTCGAATGAGGGCGCTACGGCCTCGGATGTCGAGGTGTCGGACGTGCTGCCCGAGGGGGCGACGCTCGTGGGAACTCCGGCCGGAGGTGACTTCACTTGCGAGGTCATCAACCCGGTCTCCTTCGGCTGCACCAGGGACACTTTGCCGGCCGGCGGAGACCCCGCCGTCATCACCTACTCGGCGGTGGCTGCAATCGACCTCGGGCCCGGCGTGACGCTGGAGAACTCGGCCTTCGTGGAGTCGGCCACCCCCGACGACGACGCGCTGAACAACTCCGACACCTTCACCGGAACCACGCCGGTGTGCACGGTTGGGCCGTTCGAAAGTGACCGGGCGGTCGGCGGCGGCGACGGGGACGACGTCCTCTGCGGGCCGATCTCCGGTGACGAAGGGGTCAGCTTCAACGGGCGGGGTGGGAACGACATCATCTTCTCCGGCCCGGGATCCGACATCA carries:
- a CDS encoding FG-GAP-like repeat-containing protein, giving the protein MLNRLPFSALSHQPARIRRIAGLALTLALLGAIAGLPPASARTASFEPPVYYTIGRDAVEIETGDFNGDGIEDLATANFTLSTISVLIGAGGGLFSPISTFSPSPSPNSLPQALDLNDLNGDGNLDIVVALLFSSRFSVILGNGDGTFQAPVTYITATLPTDLDTVDLDRDGDPDLLVASTGIGGLYSHYNNGDGTFSTSQGGFVSMGEGPNSIVVTDLNGDGFVDWVSTDPGPDQVLVRLGEQLGWADEVGYNVGPDPESVTVGDLDGDGALDLIVSNFGDGDRTDDGTLTLWFGAGDGTFSSPLTIPIGDDSIMNTAVGDLNSDGLADIAAAGLSGQITVVFGTGGRTFGPATGFATVAESFTTDVAIVDLDSDGRLDLAVTGSGTTLTVLMNSTDLIDPTVTLTTPAEGAFYRLNQVVNASYSCADTGGSDIASCTGPVANGSPIDTSTAGNHVFTVTATDGEGNTASETNTYTVDGTNPTVTLTTPPDGATYTLNEVVAASYSCSDAGGSGIATCEGTVASGSPVDTSTAGSHTFTVTAVDNAGNLTALTHSYEVVEFADLSIEKTCPEVMVPGEPFSCTLAISNEGATASDVEVSDVLPEGATLVGTPAGGDFTCEVINPVSFGCTRDTLPAGGDPAVITYSAVAAIDLGPGVTLENSAFVESATPDDDALNNSDTFTGTTPVCTVGPFESDRAVGGGDGDDVLCGPISGDEGVSFNGRGGNDIIFSGPGSDIIRGGAGNDTIIGGNGDDSLIGGLGDDRLFGLSGSDSLDGGAGNDSLYG